AACCGCTCCTGGCGAAGTTTGTCCCAGCCGGCCTGGTATTGGTTTTTATACTTATCTATTTCTTTCTGCAGGGCGTGCAGCGGCCAGTGCGGCGCGGTATAGGCCACGTACATGAACATAGGCTTCTGCGGGTTGGCCGTGAAGTGCTGGTCAATGTACTTGACGCTGGTATCACTGATGGCGTTGGTCAGGTAAAAATCTTTGGGCGCCGGGTAGCGCTTGTCGTTGCTGTAGTTCTGGGGCGTGAAGTAGTTGGAGCCGCCGGGTACAATCCCGAAGTACTGGTCAAACCCGCGTTGCTTGGGCCAGCTGTCTGAGACCCCGCCGTTGATCTTGCGCTCGTTGGTGAGGTGCCACTTACCGGTCATGTAGGTACCGTACCCGGCCTGCTTCAGGACTTCGGCGATGGTCACGCTTTCCTTGTTGAGGGTGCCCTGGTAAGCGGGCGTGCCCAGATCGGCGGCGGCCATCCAGCCCATGCCGGCCTGGTGCGGGTACAGACCCGTCATGAGCGAGGCGCGGGTGGGGCAACAGCGGGCCGCGTTGTAGAACTGCTTGTAGCGAACGCCCCCGCTGGCTAGCTTGTCCAGGTTGGGGGTTTGCACCTCGCCGCCGTAGCTGCCAATGTCTGAGAAGCCCAGGTCATCTGCCAGAATGAGCACAATGTTGGGCCGTTGCTGGGCCTGCCCGGTCAAGGCTAGCCCCAGAAGGAAGAACAGCAGGGCTTTGGTTTTTCTCAAGGTAAGCATGTATGAAAAGAGGTTTAAACGATGAATCATTTGGTTAAGGTCTTCTTGGTTTCGGGCCGGGCTTTCCTGTTTTAAGGCCGTTTTCTGAAAAACGGGCCCAAAACAGCAGGCTTATCTGGCCTGCATTACCAGAAAAAGGGAAGACCGCGGAGGTATGGTTTGCGAGAATTTATCCTTGGCGGTGCCCAGGCTTTTAGCCGCGTACACGTCCCGCACCTTGCGGCTGCCCGACAGACCCAGTTGGGCCCAGGTCACGGTGATGGCCTGGGCTGCGGCGGCATCTCTATTCAAGAGCAGCACCGCGTAATCTCCGTTCTTCAGTTTCTTGGCCCACACCTCGGCCTTGCCGGCGGCGGTGATCCTTTTGCCCTGTTCGGTGGGGTCCTGGTTTATGGCGATGGCCTCTTTCTTGAGGATGATTTTCTTTTCCTCTTCTTTCATCACGCGGGGGTCGTTGCCCAGGATAAGCGGCGCGCTCATGATGCTCCAGAGGGCGAAGTGGCTTTTCTGCTCTTCCTGGGTGAGGCCCTGCTCCCCGGTCACCAACATGTCTGGGTCGTTCCAGTAACCTTTGCCGGCTTTCTGGACGTGCTGGTTGTTTTTTCCGGCAATGGCCATCACGCTGCCCGGTTTCTCTGAATCAAAGACAGCCCCACCCGATTGCTTTGATTTGATATCGCCGGTGGTGCGGCCCATGTGGGTGAGGGCAGGGTACCACGGGAAAAACTGATAGGCGCTGGCGCTGAGCACCATGGCACGGCCGCTGGCTTTCAGGAGGCTGCTCCATTTGGCGTAGGCGGTTTGCAGGTTCTGGGGTTGGCTTTCCCAGCCTTTTTTCCAGCGTGGGTCATTGCGCGGATAGGTGGGTTGCTCGTCTAAAGAGAAGCGGCACTTGTCCAGTTTCAAAAAGTCAAGGCCCCAGTCCGCGAACTGTTTCACGTGCACCTCCTCATAGCCCCAGCCGCCTACTTTGTCCATGCCGCAGTCATGCGAGCCGGGGGTGGTATGCAGGCCAAACTTGAGGCCTTTGGAGTGGGCATAGTCTGCCAGGGCCTTCATGCCGCCGGGGAATCGCTGGGGGTGCGGCAACAACTCGCCGTTAGGGCCCAGTTTGGTGTCACGCCAGCCGCCGTCTACCACCACGTAGGTATAGCCCGCGTCTCTGAGGCCGCTGGCCGCCATAGCGTCAATGACCTCCCTGACCATCTTCTCATTGATGGCCTCCTTGCCAAACCAGTTCCAGCTGTTCCAGCCCATGGGCGGCGACGGGGCTAACGCCGGGCTTACCTGGGCCTGGGCGAAGGTGCCCAGCAGGGCCAGGAAAAAGGTGAAAACAATTCTCATACCTGATCAGGTTAAACAAGGGCTGGCTGCAGGTAGAACCTTTACAGCTTTCCTTATGGCTTGAAAACGTGCGGGTCGTTTTGGGCCTGTTTTCTGGAAAACAGGCCCAAAACGGAATTACTTTTTAGTGGTGTGCTGCGTGATCTGCCACTGCTTAGGGGCTTTGAATCCTTTGCGGCCTTCGCCGTAAGGCGGCACCTCTACGGGAGACGTAATGCCATCATACACGGCCAGCTGCTTTTTGAGGTCGGCGTAGACGGCGGGGTTCTGCAGGGCCACATTGGTTTTCTCAGAAGGGTCTTTCACAATCTGGAACAGGTGGTCCTGGGTGAGTTTCATTTTGGGGTTAAGGTCTGAGGCAGCGATCAGTTTCCATTGGTTGGTGATCATGGCCCCAGAGCCCAGGTAGAAGCTGCGGTTGATCTCTGGCTGCTTGCCGGTTAAGACCGAAACCATGCTGATGCCGTCCAACGGATTTTTAGGCTGTTCTTTCACCCCGGCAATCTCCAGGAGAGTAGGCATAACGTCTACATAGCCCATGAGCTGGTTCACCACCTTCGGTCCCTTGAACCCGGCGGGCCATTTAATGATGGCCGGAACGCGCACGCCCCCGTCCCACTCCGTGAATTTGGAGCCTCTCAGTTCGCCGCTGCTGGAGCCCTTGATCTCAGGTGCCGGGCCGTTGTCACTGTGGAACAACACAATGGTGTTGTCGTCTATCTTCAGGTCTTTGAGGGTTTTCAAGATGCGGCCAATGTTCTGGTCCATGTTGGTGACCATGGCGGCGTAGGTCATCTCAGGCGTATTACCTCGGCCCAGCTTTCCTTCATTCTCCTGGGCGTTTTTGTTCCCGAACCGCGGTTTGGCGGCATCAAACCCATAGGGCTTCATGTCTTCTTCCTTGGCCTGCAGCGGGCCGTGCGGCGCGTTGTAGGCTACGTAAATAAAAAACGGCGACTGCCCGTTATAGGACTTGATGTTCTTGACCGCCTCGTCTGTGAGCAGGTCTGTGGTGTAGCCTTTGTCATGGCTGGGCTTGAAGTCATTGTGCCAGTCCAATTCCCCTTCGCGCTCATGCGTGAAGTAGTCAATGGCGCCGTTCAGGTGACCGTAGAAATGGGTGAAGCCGCGGTTCAGGGGATGGTATTTCAGGTCGGCGTGGCCCAGGTGCCACTTACCCAGCACCGCCCGGTTTTTATAGCCGGCTTTGGCTAGCATCTCGGGCAGGAACACTTCCTTGGTGTCTACCCCAAACGTAGACCACGGCGGAATAACGGTGGTTCGCAAGCCAAAGCGGTCTGGGTACCTGCCGGTGAGCAGTCCCGCGCGGGTAGGCGAGCAGACGGCGGCCACGTAGAACCGGTTCAGCTCGGTGCCTTCTTTGGCCAGACGATCCAGGTTAGGGGTTTTGATCTTGCCGCCGTGGTAGCCCACGTCTCCCCAGCCCATGTCATCGGCTAGAATAATAATGATGTTGGGTTTCTTGCCGGGCGCCTGCGCGTACGCCCCCACGGTCTGCGCCAGCGTTAAAGCGAGCAGCAGGAAGCATTTACTCATGTGTTTCATAGGTTAGTTTGGTTTGGGGCTATTTTGGGAAAAACGGCCCGTAAACGGTTATTTCTTTCTTTTATAGGTTTGACCCCGTTTGCCCATGCCTTCGCCGTTCAAGGGAAGCACGTCGTTTTCCTGGGCCCATTGGTTCCAGAGCGCTTCCAACTCCTTTACTTTCTCCGGATTCTTTGCGGCCAGGTTATTGGTCTCGGCTTTATCATTGGCCAGGTTATACAGTTCCCAAGCCTGAATATAGGGTTCTTTGGCGGTGCTCACCGAAACCAGTTTCCAGTCATTGAGGCGCACGGCGCGGTTGGCCTCATGTTCCCAGAACAGCGGACGCTCTGGCTGGGCCTGGCCTTTGAACATAGGCAGCAGGCTTCGGCCCGGTAAGGCATGAATGGCATTTCCCTTAAACGTGGTGGGGTACTGGGCCCCGGCCATTTCCAGGAACGTAGGCATAAGGTCAATCAGGTGCGAAGGGGTCCGGTTCATGGTGCCTTTCTGCTTGATGCCCGCTGGCCAGCTCACAATGAAGGGGGCGTTAATGCCGCCTTCATGGGTGTGGCTTTTGTAGAGGCGGTACGGGGTATTGCTCAGGTTGGCCCAATGGGTGCGGTAGCTTTCATAGCTTTCATCTGAGCCCAATTTCTCCAGCGACTTATCTTGCCGGCTCACATCTTCTGAGCAACCGCCGTTGTCTGAGAGAAAAATAACCAAGGTGTTTTCCAGTTGGTTGCTCTTCCGGAGGGTCTCCAGGATCTTGCCTACGCCCCGGTCCATCACGTCTACCTGGGCGGCATAGGTGGCCATGCGCTTCACCCAAACGCCCCGGTCCTTCTCCGGGATATCTCTCCAGGCGGGCACGTCTTTATCCCGCTCGGTCAGTTTCAC
This Rufibacter radiotolerans DNA region includes the following protein-coding sequences:
- a CDS encoding glycoside hydrolase family 27 protein, whose amino-acid sequence is MRIVFTFFLALLGTFAQAQVSPALAPSPPMGWNSWNWFGKEAINEKMVREVIDAMAASGLRDAGYTYVVVDGGWRDTKLGPNGELLPHPQRFPGGMKALADYAHSKGLKFGLHTTPGSHDCGMDKVGGWGYEEVHVKQFADWGLDFLKLDKCRFSLDEQPTYPRNDPRWKKGWESQPQNLQTAYAKWSSLLKASGRAMVLSASAYQFFPWYPALTHMGRTTGDIKSKQSGGAVFDSEKPGSVMAIAGKNNQHVQKAGKGYWNDPDMLVTGEQGLTQEEQKSHFALWSIMSAPLILGNDPRVMKEEEKKIILKKEAIAINQDPTEQGKRITAAGKAEVWAKKLKNGDYAVLLLNRDAAAAQAITVTWAQLGLSGSRKVRDVYAAKSLGTAKDKFSQTIPPRSSLFLVMQAR
- a CDS encoding arylsulfatase, translating into MQNNIRFIGVVAFIVLSLFASLASYGQGKNAKPNILVIMADDMGYSDLGCYGAEIATPNLDKLAGNGIKLTQFYNTGRCCPTRASLLTGLYPHKTGMGWMTGYDMMLPGYRGDLNKNNVTIAEALKPAGYASYAVGKWHVSATTAPKGPKHNWPVQRGFDKYYGIIAGSGSFFTPGSLTNNNERITAQGTNYYLTDAITDTASQYISQHVAGKAKAPFFLYVAYTAPHWPLHARESDIQKYMKTYAAGWDALRAERYARQLKMGLLDKSVKLTERDKDVPAWRDIPEKDRGVWVKRMATYAAQVDVMDRGVGKILETLRKSNQLENTLVIFLSDNGGCSEDVSRQDKSLEKLGSDESYESYRTHWANLSNTPYRLYKSHTHEGGINAPFIVSWPAGIKQKGTMNRTPSHLIDLMPTFLEMAGAQYPTTFKGNAIHALPGRSLLPMFKGQAQPERPLFWEHEANRAVRLNDWKLVSVSTAKEPYIQAWELYNLANDKAETNNLAAKNPEKVKELEALWNQWAQENDVLPLNGEGMGKRGQTYKRKK
- a CDS encoding sulfatase-like hydrolase/transferase — encoded protein: MSKCFLLLALTLAQTVGAYAQAPGKKPNIIIILADDMGWGDVGYHGGKIKTPNLDRLAKEGTELNRFYVAAVCSPTRAGLLTGRYPDRFGLRTTVIPPWSTFGVDTKEVFLPEMLAKAGYKNRAVLGKWHLGHADLKYHPLNRGFTHFYGHLNGAIDYFTHEREGELDWHNDFKPSHDKGYTTDLLTDEAVKNIKSYNGQSPFFIYVAYNAPHGPLQAKEEDMKPYGFDAAKPRFGNKNAQENEGKLGRGNTPEMTYAAMVTNMDQNIGRILKTLKDLKIDDNTIVLFHSDNGPAPEIKGSSSGELRGSKFTEWDGGVRVPAIIKWPAGFKGPKVVNQLMGYVDVMPTLLEIAGVKEQPKNPLDGISMVSVLTGKQPEINRSFYLGSGAMITNQWKLIAASDLNPKMKLTQDHLFQIVKDPSEKTNVALQNPAVYADLKKQLAVYDGITSPVEVPPYGEGRKGFKAPKQWQITQHTTKK